Proteins found in one Salvelinus alpinus chromosome 11, SLU_Salpinus.1, whole genome shotgun sequence genomic segment:
- the pus7l gene encoding pseudouridylate synthase PUS7L produces the protein MTMKQEAPRVPECYISEHEGFYGTIKNSTRDFVVTEIDIHGQMVTKPSVSDVPQSSNITEARPGAKSEGKTNIISPKHQHNLKEENCPPVVKGVDSVPGPGQNGDITSTASQDCFDLSTILGQAVCEELEQFTALLREASSSPNDGVEKNLANQESSNGSEKKMASQELSLGSFPDKHQRANVHRAVRHNFPFLLTVTNQSEIRVKEDPAFKLLSGLVSEEEAEDFIRFIDTKMPNSVYTFRGDDSKEHRTAVHHFLSRRFGKLVETKSFSDQQQKTTAITVRLREKGKPRKRTADDSKEEEVYTAFTLRKENLETLEAISYMAAVLGVLPSDFTYAGIKDKRAVTYQSMVVKKISPQRLREKASEFEKRGVVLSSVRSVSEPLHLGRLQGNHFDLVVRDLRPHQGHGTLMELDSLVQEAVDNVKVKGFVNYYGPQRFGTGQSVQSDRVGLALLKGEMVAAVRLFFTPEEGDDPQSVAKRHFLQTGNAKEALSLMPMSKARERMMLRALHRYGTGPEGCTRAWLSLPHGMRVFYPHAYCSRVWNEAAAHRLATLGHRARQGDLVWKQRGEEGIEAGETSLPQIHVVTAAEEEVYSLGQVVLPMLGNSVKYPENPVGGWYQERLARDGLQSCRFRVTPLKLNLPGCYRPLLAIPHSLTYRLEQSQRAGERQQECNGKSQASGAVPQHPGTDTTRPGGLERQRGGESVQGNGQGESTVQYPDTDTTRPGGLERQRGGESVQGNGQGESTVQNPDTDTTRPGGLERQRGGESVQGNGQGESTVQYPDTDTTRPGGLERQRGGESVQGNGQGESTVQNPDTDTTRPGGLERQRGGESVQGNGQGESTVQNPDTDTTRPGGLERQRGGESVQGNGQGESTVQYPDTDTPSLTLNFDLDSSCYATVCLREVMKCDP, from the exons ATGACTATGAAGCAGGAAGCACCGCGTGTCCCAGAGTGCTACATCTCAGAACATGAAGGGTTCTATGGAACCATCAAGAACTCCACCAGAGACTTTGTAGTCACAGAGATAGACATCCATGGCCAGATGGTTACTAAACCCAGTGTATCTGATGTTCCTCAATCATCCAACATTACTGAGGCACGCCCAGGTGCCAAGTCTGAAGGAAAGACAAATATTATTAGCCCAAAACATCAACACAACCTCAAAGAAGAGAATTGTCCTCCGGTTGTAAAGGGTGTGGATTCAGTACCTGGACCCGGTCAGAATGGTGACATCACATCCACCGCCAGCCAAGACTGTTTTGACCTGAGCACGATACTGGGTCAGGCTGTCTGTGAAGAGCTAGAGCAGTTCACTGCTTTATTGAGAGAGGCGTCATCGAGTCCCAATGATGGCGTTGAGAAGAATCTGGCCAACCAAGAATCATCCAATGGCAGTGAGAAGAAGATGGCCAGTCAAGAGCTATCCCTGGGTTCATTCCCAGACAAACACCAAAGAGCTAACGTCCACCGTGCTGTCCGACACAACTTTCCCTTCCTGTTGACAGTAACCAACCAATCAGAGATCAGGGTTAAGGAGGACCCTGCCTTTAAGCTCCTATCAGGTTTGGTCTCCGAGGAGGAGGCCGAAGACTTTATCAGATTCATCGACACCAAGATGCCTAACTCTGTGTACACGTTCAGGGGTGATGACAGTAAGGAGCACAGGACGGCAGTGCACCACTTCCTCAGTAGACGGTTTGGTAAACTGGTGGAGACTAAGAGCTTCAGTGACCAGCAGCAGAAGACTACGGCCATTACGGTCAGGTTGAGAGAAAAAGGGAAACCCAGGAAGAGGACGGCTGATGACAGTAAAGAGGAAGAGGTCTATACAG CGTTCACTCTGAGGAAGGAGAACCTAGAGACTCTGGAGGCTATCAGCTACATGGCAGCTGTCCTGGGGGTGCTGCCCTCTGACTTCACCTACGCTGGCATCAAGGACAAGAGGGCCGTCACCTACCAGTCCATGGTGGTCAAGAAGATCTCACCACAACG GCTGAGAGAGAAGGCCAGTGAATTTGAGAAGAGGGGGGTGGTCCTCTCCTCCGTCCGCTCCGTCTCTGAGCCTCTTCATCTGGGTAGACTCCAGGGGAACCACTTTGACCTGGTGGTACGGGATCTGAGACCACACCAGGGTCATGGCACACTGATGGAGCTGGACTCACTGGTGCAGGAGGCTGTGGACAACGTAAAG GTCAAGGGGTTTGTGAACTACTATGGACCTCAGAGGTTTGGGACTGGACAGAGTGTTCAGTCTGACCGCGTCGGACTGGCCCTGCTCAAAGGGGAAATG GTGGCAGCTGTCCGTCTGTTCTTCACACCAGAAGAGGGTGATGACCCTCAGAGCGTTGCCAAGAGACACTTCCTCCAGACTG gtAATGCTAAGGAGGCCCTGTCTCTGATGCCCATGTCCAAGGCCAGAGAGAGGATGATGCTGAGGGCCCTACATCGCTATGGGACGGGCCCAGAGGGCTGCACCCGTGCCTGGCTCAGCCTGCCCCATGGGATGAGGGTCTTCTACCCCCACGCATACTGCAG CCGGGTCTGGAACGAGGCGGCTGCACACAGGCTGGCCACGCTGGGCCACAGGGCCAGGCAGGGAGATCTGGTCTGGaagcagaggggagaggaggggatagaggcgGGAGAAACCAGCTTACCTCAG ATTCATGTTGTTACTGCTGCAGAGGAGGAAGTCTACTCACtaggacag GTGGTTCTTCCCATGCTTGGCAACAGTGTGAAGTACCCAGAGAACCCTGTAGGGGGCTGGTACCAGGAGAGACTGGCGAGGGACGGACTACAGAGCTGTCGTTTCAGAGTCACTCCTCTCAAACTGAACCTCCCTGGCTGCTACCGCCCCTTACTGGCCATCCCACATAGCCTGACCTACAGGCTGGAGCAGAGCCAGAGAGCTGGGGAGAGGCAACAGGAGTGTAATGGAAAGTCACAGGCTAGTGGAGCGGTACCACAGCACCCAGGCACAGACACAACTAgacctggaggtctggagaggcagagaggaggggagagcgtGCAGGGTAATGGACAGGGGGAGTCAACAGTGCAGTACCCTGACACAGACACAACTAgacctggaggtctggagaggcagagaggaggggagagcgtGCAGGGTAATGGACAGGGGGAGTCAACAGTGCAGAACCCTGACACAGACACAACTAgacctggaggtctggagaggcagagaggaggggagagcgtGCAGGGTAATGGACAGGGGGAGTCAACAGTGCAGTACCCTGACACAGACACAACTAgacctggaggtctggagaggcagagaggaggggagagcgtGCAGGGTAATGGACAGGGGGAGTCAACAGTGCAGAACCCTGACACAGACACAACTAgacctggaggtctggagaggcagagaggaggggagagcgtGCAGGGTAATGGACAGGGGGAGTCAACAGTGCAGAACCCTGACACAGACACAACTAgacctggaggtctggagaggcagagaggaggggagagcgtGCAGGGTAATGGACAGGGAGAGTCAACGGTGCAGTACCCTGACACAGACACACCTAGTTTGACGTTGAACTTTGACCTGGACTCTTCCTGCTACGCTACCGTCTGCCTCAGAGAGGTCATGAAATGTGACCCTTAG